The nucleotide window CTTACATCTGTAGGCCTTAAAGATGGGATAGGGGCCGATCTTGACCTTGTCGTTCTAAGCGATAACGGAAGCGATTACATATTTACCCTTAACGGTGAGAATCTATTCTTCGATGACGGTGATGATAACGCATACTATGGAGAGGTTGGACCTATCTCATGGAAACAAGCCAGCGATAAAGCCTTTAGTAAAGGTAAAAGATGTGCTACAATTGTAACATTGAACCTTGATGAGTTGGCGGATAACAGTTCCGCTGTACTTGACTTCAGGGTTGAAACGAACACTTTCGAGACAAAGAAACATGTAAAGCAATCCTACACATCAACATGCCATAAGGAGCTGAACGACGGTCCAGAGGTTACATATAGCTTTTTGGACGATGGTATTTCAGCTATCGATACTGTAATTGGTGAACCAGTCATTGTTTCTGCATATGATCCAAATCCTGATGAATATGGAAATTATCCAGACAGCGACAATGATGGAATCCCAGATGTGGATGAGGTTGCTGCTGGTACCGATCCATGCGATCCACAGGACTATCCTTCCCCTATAGAAGAGCAATGAATCTAAGATAATATGAGAACTTTTAACTCCCTTTTTCTTTTTTTAAAATTTTATTATAATATCTGATGATTTCATAAAACATATATCTAACTTTTTTTTATAACTGATATCTTGGTCCCGCAACTCCCGCGGTAAGATATGGGAATTATCCTTATCCCGTAAGCTCAGCTTGGTAGAGCTTCCGATCCTGCCGTATCTCTTGGTAGGAGGAGATGCTGTAGAGTCATGCAAAATGCATGGTTTGACTGCCTATCAGGCTAACAGTTGATACCGGAGTGTCGCTGGAGGACTCTAAAAGAGTTCGGCGAATTCAAAATAAGGTAAATCAAATCCTTATGAAACTCCGGCCCGCGGGACCATTATTTTTTATTCAAGGAATTGATCGTTATTTTTTTGTTCGAATGCTTTCTTTTTTTCTCTTTGAAGATTTAACTTTAGTTGCTATATCTTCTCCAAATTTTTTAGTTATCCTTTCAATATCAGATAATGATGTAATGTAATAGTCTTCATCTGGAGTGCCTGTAGAACCTTGATCGAGTTCTATGACATTCATTTTAAGATATTTGAGTGTCTCTTGTATCAAACGTATTGCTTCTGCACTCCAACCGTATGCCCCAAAGGCTATACCTATTTTACCTCTTAGTTTTCCTTTTACTTTTGCTACCTTTACTTCGAAGAAATCTTTCATGCCAGAAGTCAGATCTCTATTGTAAGTAGGGCAACCAAATGCAATGGCATCGGCATCTATAAGATCTTGTTCAACAACATCTTCAACATTTTTTAAAATTACTTTAGAAAGTTTTCTATTTGCGCCTTCCATCATAAATTTAGCCATTCTCTCGGTGTTACCGGAAATACTATCGTAAACGACGAGTAATTTCCTCATAGTCACACCAGAGTTACTAAATTTTCTCAATCACAAATCTAGATTATTTTTGATATATAAATTCAATCTATTGATGTTGATTCTATATCATTGATATATCAATATCTAAGAAGAAGGTATATATTAGCTAGAACCATGGTCGGGAGCATAATAATCAAACCAATTACTAGAAATTCTCTAAAAGTTATTTTAACACCTCGTGCTTCTGCTACACCGATAGCCACAATATT belongs to Candidatus Bathyarchaeota archaeon and includes:
- a CDS encoding thrombospondin type 3 repeat-containing protein, whose translation is MKMKFLAGIMTLLFMANVFASASVNVYAETATTIEIEANPTTLLIGETTTLSAEGFDENGTSMGDVTNETTFYVVDPFNATTVVGPIEEPNYTVWLPGVYEITGVYGIDEISDTTKVIARAMTISKELVGGSETPPQFVPIFTNVWFDLSISLENPDDVGDVNLTSVGLKDGIGADLDLVVLSDNGSDYIFTLNGENLFFDDGDDNAYYGEVGPISWKQASDKAFSKGKRCATIVTLNLDELADNSSAVLDFRVETNTFETKKHVKQSYTSTCHKELNDGPEVTYSFLDDGISAIDTVIGEPVIVSAYDPNPDEYGNYPDSDNDGIPDVDEVAAGTDPCDPQDYPSPIEEQ
- a CDS encoding flavodoxin domain-containing protein, whose translation is MRKLLVVYDSISGNTERMAKFMMEGANRKLSKVILKNVEDVVEQDLIDADAIAFGCPTYNRDLTSGMKDFFEVKVAKVKGKLRGKIGIAFGAYGWSAEAIRLIQETLKYLKMNVIELDQGSTGTPDEDYYITSLSDIERITKKFGEDIATKVKSSKRKKESIRTKK